The following proteins are encoded in a genomic region of Oligoflexus sp.:
- a CDS encoding DUF885 domain-containing protein has product MNECPKIISRLYCASLSAALLTFGSMACTSVPKEDASQHAQEQPLNPADQAFKKLSQAFIEEYLELFPVMASSLGDHRRDGEWGDYSKAGEARIRAFYQKYYEVLKATDTKQLSPDNQVDAAVLTNEVEGRLFEMQNLAPYRTSAMAYVGVLSLGLDNLISQAYGTPEARAEALLKRLKGVDKVVAAARERLENPSKLDTQTAILQTDGLLDLCQNGIKPMLKAVPAQAQALTVAAQSAQKSLQELKTFLEKEVLPRSDRNFRLGPELYARKMRYDLVDGIRPEALAQSAREALDKTLNDMYDVAVRLSPELLGKPAKPSQDPKERRKLVRAVLDRMALEQPTDATLFHEAEAAIDSATAFIRERQILTVPDEKCKVIRMPAFNAGFAGAYSQSSGPFDEKFENFVAIEPPAPNEKDSFYREYNKNMLIELMLHEAVPGHCLQAMHAVKSRHPLRAIFGNGPYTEGWAMYSEEVMANHGFGGPRIKMVQLKLLARAIANTLLDYGVHTQNMSEEEAMRLLMEETYQERAEAVGKWRRAQLSSVQLTTYFYGYQQFASMRKAAEKQPGFQEKAFHDQLLGSGAPPLKLLRARYGM; this is encoded by the coding sequence ATGAATGAATGCCCCAAGATCATTTCACGTCTCTATTGCGCTTCCTTGAGCGCGGCCCTTCTGACCTTTGGATCCATGGCCTGTACATCAGTTCCCAAAGAGGATGCTTCACAACACGCCCAGGAACAGCCACTCAACCCGGCCGATCAGGCTTTCAAGAAATTGAGCCAGGCCTTTATCGAAGAATACCTGGAACTTTTTCCCGTGATGGCCAGCTCGCTGGGCGATCACCGCCGCGACGGCGAGTGGGGTGATTACAGCAAGGCGGGCGAGGCACGCATCAGGGCCTTCTATCAAAAGTATTACGAAGTCCTGAAGGCCACCGATACCAAACAGCTGAGCCCCGATAATCAGGTGGATGCCGCGGTGCTGACCAATGAAGTGGAAGGCCGCCTCTTTGAAATGCAGAACCTCGCCCCTTATCGCACCTCGGCGATGGCCTATGTCGGTGTCCTGAGCCTGGGCCTCGATAACCTCATCTCGCAGGCCTATGGCACGCCCGAGGCTCGCGCCGAGGCCCTTCTGAAGCGGCTGAAGGGTGTGGACAAGGTGGTGGCCGCGGCACGCGAACGCCTGGAAAATCCTTCGAAGCTCGACACGCAAACGGCCATTCTGCAGACAGACGGTCTCCTTGATCTTTGCCAGAACGGAATCAAGCCGATGCTCAAGGCGGTGCCGGCTCAGGCCCAGGCTTTGACCGTAGCCGCTCAATCCGCGCAAAAATCCCTTCAGGAATTGAAGACCTTTTTGGAAAAAGAGGTGCTGCCCAGGAGCGATCGCAATTTCCGCCTCGGTCCCGAGCTGTATGCGCGGAAGATGCGCTATGATCTGGTCGATGGCATTCGTCCCGAAGCGCTGGCCCAATCGGCTCGTGAAGCCCTGGATAAAACGCTGAATGACATGTACGACGTTGCTGTCCGCCTGAGCCCCGAGCTGCTCGGAAAGCCGGCGAAGCCGAGTCAGGATCCGAAGGAGCGCCGGAAACTGGTACGGGCCGTTTTGGATCGCATGGCTTTGGAGCAGCCCACCGATGCCACGCTCTTTCACGAAGCCGAAGCCGCCATTGATTCCGCGACCGCTTTTATTCGGGAGCGGCAGATCCTGACTGTGCCTGATGAAAAGTGCAAGGTCATCCGAATGCCGGCGTTCAATGCGGGCTTTGCCGGTGCCTATAGCCAGTCCTCGGGACCTTTCGATGAGAAGTTTGAAAACTTCGTCGCGATCGAGCCGCCCGCACCGAACGAGAAGGATTCCTTTTATCGTGAGTATAATAAGAACATGCTGATCGAACTCATGCTGCATGAGGCCGTGCCGGGACATTGCCTTCAGGCCATGCATGCGGTGAAATCACGGCATCCTCTGCGCGCGATTTTCGGCAACGGTCCCTATACCGAAGGCTGGGCGATGTACAGCGAGGAAGTGATGGCCAACCATGGCTTTGGAGGACCGCGCATCAAGATGGTGCAGCTGAAACTTCTGGCCCGTGCGATTGCCAATACGCTGCTGGATTATGGCGTTCACACGCAGAACATGTCGGAAGAGGAGGCCATGCGCCTTCTGATGGAAGAAACCTATCAGGAAAGGGCCGAGGCCGTGGGCAAATGGCGGCGGGCGCAGCTTTCCAGCGTGCAGCTCACGACCTATTTCTATGGCTATCAGCAGTTCGCATCCATGCGCAAGGCCGCGGAAAAGCAGCCTGGATTCCAGGAAAAAGCCTTCCATGATCAGCTGCTTGGTTCCGGTGCCCCGCCTCTGAAACTTCTGAGGGCGCGTTACGGGATGTAG